Below is a window of Tistrella mobilis DNA.
GCGCTTGTTGCGGTTGACGCTCTGGAAATAGCCGCCGAAGGCGCGCAGCCCGTCATCGGGCATGAAGGGGCCGACGGTGCGGGTATGGTCGCCCTCGGGTGGTTCCACCTTGATCACATCGGCGCCCTGATCGGCCAGCAGCATGGTGCAGAACGGCCCCGCCAGCATCACCGTCAGGTCGATGACCTTGAGCCCGGCAAGCGCGCCCGCAAGGCCGGCCTCCGGAGCGGCGTTCATTTCTCCCCCCAATGGCTGCGGCGCTTGATCAGCACCCGCCGCTCCCCCTGGAAGACCAGCCTGTCGTCCTGGTTGACGCCCCAGTGGCGGAAGGTCACCACCCCGGCATCCTCGCGGTCGGCGGCGGCTTCGGCCGACAGCACCTCGCTATAGGCATAGAGCGTGTCGCCATGCACGACCGGATGGCGCAGACGGATCTTGTCCATGCCGAGTTCGGCGATGGCATTTGCGGCGGTGTCCTGGGCGGCGAGGCCGATCACCATCGAGATGTTGATGCCGCCGAACACCACCCGCTGGCCGAAGATCTCGCTGCCCTTCATCAGGTGTTCGTTGAAATGGCCCTCGGCGGTGTTCATCACCATGTTGGTGATCATCACGTTGTCCATCTCGGTGACGGTCTTGCCGCGGGCATGGCGGTAGACCTCGCCGGGGGTGAAGTCCTCGAAATATTTCGACGATGCGGTGAGCGTGCTCAACATGTCCGCCTCCTCAGCGTCCGAGCAGATGGTCGGAAATGATGCGCTGCTGGATCTCGGAGGTGCCCTCGAAGATCTTGGTCAGCCGCGCGTCGCGCCAGTGGCGCTCCATGGCATGCAGCTTGGTGTAGCCGGCGCCGCCCAGGATCTGCAGGCCCTGGCTGGTGACCCGCTCGGCCATTTCCGAGGCGAAATACTTCACCATCGCCGCCTCCTTGTCGCAGCGCCGGCCGCTGTCGATCTCGGTGCAGACGAAATACATCAGCTGCCGGGCGGCCTCGATCTCGGTCGCCATGGTGGCGAGCTTGAAGCGGATCGCCTGAAAATCGCCGATCGGCCGGCCGAACTGGATGCGCTCCTGCGCATAGGCGGTGGCATCCTCCAGCGCCGCGCGGGCCAGCCCGATGGCGCGGGCGGCGGTATGGGCGCGTGCCTTTTCAAGCCCGTGGGTCACGGCATAGAAGGCCTTGCCCTCTTCCCCCACCATGGCCGAGGCCGGCACCCGGCAGTCGTCGAAGGCCAGTTCCCAGGTCTTCCAGCCGAAATAGCCGATCTTCGGGATCGGGCTGCCCTGGCAGCCCGGCGGCAGCTGGCCGCGCGGCTTGTCGACCAGGAAGATCGACAACCCCTTGTGGCGGCGCTTCGGGTCGACATCGGGGTCGGTGCGGGCGATCACGATGATGTAATCGGCACCATCGGCGAAGGTGCACCAGTATTTATTGCCGGTGATCAGCCAGTCGTCGCCGTCGCGCCGCGCCCGGCAGCTGATATTGGCGACGTCGGACCCTGCATTGGGTTCCGACATCGAGAAGGCGCCGAGATACTGCCCCGATGCGACCCGGGGCATGATCTCCGCCCGCTGGGCCTCGCTCATCGCATCGAAGCCGATCATGCCGTTGCCGCGGGCGATGATGCTGGCGACGCTCATCCAGGCGCGCGCCAGTTCCTCGGCCACCAGGCAGTATTCAAAACAGCCGAGGCCCAGACCGCCGTATTTCTCGTCGATGGTGATGCCGAAATAGCCCATCTCGGCCATCTTGTCGCGCAGCGCCATGGGGATGTCGCCCTGCTCGGGATCCAGCCGGTTGGCGACCGGCAGCACCTCGCGCATCGCGAAATCGCGGGCCGACTGCTGGATCATCCGGCGATCCTCGGTCATGTAGCCGCCGGTTTCGGGATGCGTGTTCACTGCCGGTACCTCACGAGATTGGAACGCTGGAAGGTGACGACGGTCTCGCCCTCGGGCGTGAAGCCCTCGGTCGCCCAGGTCACGATGCCGTAGCCCTTGAACTTGTCCGACTGGCGGCGGTCCAGCACGCGGCTGCGCGCAAGCAGCGTCTCGCCGACCCGGACGGGGCGCCGGAAGCTCAGCTCGTCGACGCCGAGGAACGGCCCGCCGCCCTCGCTCAGATCCTCGACCGACAGGCCGAAGACGATGTTGAAGACCAGCAGCGGGTTGGCCACCAGCCCGTCATGGCCATGGGCGCGGGCGAAGGCGTCGTTGAAATAGAGCGGGTTGTAATGAAGCGTCAGCGTGGTGAAGGCGATGTTGTCGCCCTCGGTCAGCGTGCGCCCCAGATGATGCTCGAACACCCGCCCCGGCTCGAAATCCTCGTAGCGGTTGCCGCGGGCGAGCAGGATCGCCCGCTCCCGGAAATCCCCGCTCTTGTCTTTGATGTCGCTCATGTCGTTCGGTACTCCTTGGGGAGGTCAGGACGCGGCCAGAAGCCCGGCCAGTGCGGCAAGATCCGTGCGGGCATCCAGCCTCTGCACCCGGCCCAGCACCTCGCGGCTGCGGTCTTCGCCCAGCACCGGCCGGGCAAGGCCGAGGAATTTCGCGGACAGCCGCTGCCATTGCCGGTCGAGATCCGCCGCCGGCACGCCGACATCGAAAGCCGCACGGCGGATGGCCCCATCGGCAAGCTCGACCTCGACTTCGGACAATGTGCTGCTCGGGGCCGCGCGGGGCTCGACCGTCACCGCATCGCGCAGCCGGACGAGATCGGGCCGGGCGGCGGTCGCAT
It encodes the following:
- a CDS encoding MaoC family dehydratase; this encodes MLSTLTASSKYFEDFTPGEVYRHARGKTVTEMDNVMITNMVMNTAEGHFNEHLMKGSEIFGQRVVFGGINISMVIGLAAQDTAANAIAELGMDKIRLRHPVVHGDTLYAYSEVLSAEAAADREDAGVVTFRHWGVNQDDRLVFQGERRVLIKRRSHWGEK
- a CDS encoding MaoC family dehydratase, with translation MSDIKDKSGDFRERAILLARGNRYEDFEPGRVFEHHLGRTLTEGDNIAFTTLTLHYNPLYFNDAFARAHGHDGLVANPLLVFNIVFGLSVEDLSEGGGPFLGVDELSFRRPVRVGETLLARSRVLDRRQSDKFKGYGIVTWATEGFTPEGETVVTFQRSNLVRYRQ
- a CDS encoding acyl-CoA dehydrogenase family protein: MTEDRRMIQQSARDFAMREVLPVANRLDPEQGDIPMALRDKMAEMGYFGITIDEKYGGLGLGCFEYCLVAEELARAWMSVASIIARGNGMIGFDAMSEAQRAEIMPRVASGQYLGAFSMSEPNAGSDVANISCRARRDGDDWLITGNKYWCTFADGADYIIVIARTDPDVDPKRRHKGLSIFLVDKPRGQLPPGCQGSPIPKIGYFGWKTWELAFDDCRVPASAMVGEEGKAFYAVTHGLEKARAHTAARAIGLARAALEDATAYAQERIQFGRPIGDFQAIRFKLATMATEIEAARQLMYFVCTEIDSGRRCDKEAAMVKYFASEMAERVTSQGLQILGGAGYTKLHAMERHWRDARLTKIFEGTSEIQQRIISDHLLGR